In the Thermoanaerobaculia bacterium genome, CGTGAAGGCGGCCGTACCGTCGGTGCCGGTACCGTTACCGAAATCATCGAGTAGGTTATGCGCGATAACATCATTATGCAGTGCGGCGAATGTAAACGTCGAAATTACACAACGACGCGAAACAAGCGTACGCACCAGGAAAAATATCTCATCCGGAAGTACTGCCCCCACTGCCGAAAGCATACGGAGCACAAGGAGAGTAAATAAGGT is a window encoding:
- the rpmG gene encoding 50S ribosomal protein L33 → MRDNIIMQCGECKRRNYTTTRNKRTHQEKYLIRKYCPHCRKHTEHKESK